The proteins below are encoded in one region of Paenisporosarcina cavernae:
- a CDS encoding heavy metal translocating P-type ATPase: MTLSIRTHIELIAAVFSGILIAFAWWISSNGDTPLSITLFVLAFLIGGYAKAKEGILETVKNRTLNVEILMILAAVGASAIGYWTEGAVLIFIFALSGALETYTMNKSKREISALMELQPEEAWLMADSGDLIRTAVSDLQVGQKILVKPGERVPIDGLLLEGTTSIDEAAITGESIPVTKTSGQEVFAGTVNLDGTIKVEMTKSTSDSLFQKIIQMVQSAESEKSPSQQFIERFESTYVKIVLAAVALMMVLPHFAFEWDWNTTIYRAMVLLVVASPCALVASIMPATLAAISNGARNGILFKGGVHIEQIGHITTLAVDKTGTLTKGTPVVTHFSVRSGLSEEAALSKIASIESGSNHPLAHAILAFANEKQIPIDSTLHVKDIPGFGLEAMMQGELIQVGKADLVGAERALQFNNGIAVTWANEGNTILYAADDQGIFAAAALKDEIREETHVTIQQLKELGIEVVMLTGDNEQTATVIGNEAGVSSVIANCLPASKVDEIKKLLGTNKKVAMVGDGINDAPALATANVGIAMGQGTDVALETADLVLMKNDLSKIVYSIKLSRKMNRIIKQNVFFSIAVILVLIASNFMQVINLPLGVIGHEGSTILVILNGLRMLKNN; the protein is encoded by the coding sequence ATGACATTGTCGATACGAACTCATATAGAATTAATCGCTGCTGTATTTTCTGGTATTTTGATTGCATTTGCATGGTGGATTAGTTCGAATGGCGATACTCCTCTTTCTATAACGTTGTTTGTGCTTGCCTTTTTAATTGGAGGATACGCGAAAGCGAAAGAAGGGATTCTGGAAACTGTAAAGAATCGCACTTTAAATGTGGAAATTTTGATGATTTTAGCAGCAGTCGGAGCTTCAGCTATTGGGTATTGGACGGAAGGTGCTGTTTTAATATTTATTTTCGCATTAAGCGGTGCGCTTGAAACGTACACGATGAATAAGAGCAAACGGGAAATTTCTGCTTTGATGGAGTTGCAGCCGGAAGAAGCATGGTTAATGGCGGATTCTGGCGATCTGATTCGTACGGCTGTTTCCGATTTACAGGTTGGGCAGAAAATTCTCGTGAAGCCTGGTGAACGTGTTCCAATTGATGGACTATTGCTTGAAGGTACGACCTCGATTGATGAGGCTGCAATCACTGGTGAATCGATTCCGGTAACCAAAACTTCTGGGCAAGAGGTTTTTGCTGGAACGGTGAATTTAGACGGAACCATTAAAGTAGAGATGACGAAATCGACGAGCGATTCTTTATTCCAAAAAATCATTCAAATGGTCCAAAGTGCGGAAAGTGAAAAGTCGCCATCACAACAATTTATCGAACGATTCGAAAGTACGTATGTCAAAATTGTTTTGGCGGCAGTTGCGTTGATGATGGTTCTTCCTCATTTCGCGTTCGAGTGGGATTGGAACACGACAATTTACCGAGCCATGGTACTTCTTGTCGTTGCTTCCCCTTGTGCACTTGTGGCATCCATTATGCCTGCAACGTTAGCGGCAATTTCGAACGGGGCACGTAACGGTATTTTATTCAAAGGTGGCGTGCATATCGAACAAATTGGGCATATTACAACGCTCGCAGTGGATAAAACGGGAACACTAACTAAAGGGACTCCTGTCGTAACGCATTTTAGTGTTCGCTCTGGATTATCAGAAGAAGCGGCGCTTTCCAAAATCGCGAGTATTGAATCTGGCTCTAATCATCCACTAGCACATGCGATTCTTGCTTTTGCGAATGAAAAACAGATTCCTATTGATTCCACATTGCATGTGAAAGATATTCCTGGTTTCGGCTTGGAGGCGATGATGCAAGGAGAACTCATTCAAGTCGGAAAAGCTGATTTAGTTGGTGCGGAGCGCGCTCTTCAATTTAACAACGGTATCGCGGTGACTTGGGCAAATGAAGGAAACACCATTCTTTACGCAGCCGACGATCAAGGTATATTCGCCGCTGCAGCGTTAAAAGATGAAATCCGTGAAGAAACTCACGTCACGATTCAACAACTGAAAGAACTCGGAATTGAAGTCGTCATGTTAACTGGAGACAACGAACAAACAGCTACTGTCATTGGTAATGAAGCTGGTGTTAGCTCGGTAATTGCAAATTGTTTACCGGCATCGAAAGTAGATGAAATCAAAAAATTGCTTGGTACTAACAAGAAAGTAGCGATGGTTGGAGATGGGATTAATGACGCGCCAGCGCTAGCAACTGCAAATGTTGGAATCGCGATGGGTCAAGGAACCGACGTTGCACTCGAAACCGCTGATTTGGTATTAATGAAAAATGATCTTTCCAAAATTGTGTATTCCATAAAACTCTCTAGAAAAATGAATCGAATCATTAAACAAAATGTCTTTTTCTCCATCGCTGTCATCTTAGTACTGATTGCCAGTAACTTTATGCAAGTGATAAATCTTCCTCTAGGAGTCATTGGTCATGAAGGAAGTACTATCCTTGTCATTTTAAATGGGTTACGTATGTTGAAAAACAACTAG
- a CDS encoding YihY/virulence factor BrkB family protein produces MQFQKKEKADHVNNVLTWKGFFREIMERVAKVDVTALGAQLAFFFLLSIFPMLIFFVTLLPYLHIPQDQLFQILQLYAPEEVYVLIDGTLSEVLTNRNGGLLSIGILATIWSASNGMNALIKSLNRSYNLIETRPFVVARGISLVFTILLIVLFIIALLLPIFGKQIGVAIFAYIGYKSGFLTVWDGIRWILPPIMIFGVFMFLYWVAPNRKLYFKSVIPGAAFATIGWIIVSLGFSLYVSSFGNYSATYGSIGAIIVLMMWLYLSGIILMVGGQINAVMQERKELLKMKKAGASV; encoded by the coding sequence ATGCAGTTTCAAAAAAAAGAAAAAGCCGACCATGTGAACAATGTGTTGACATGGAAGGGCTTTTTTCGCGAAATAATGGAACGAGTAGCAAAAGTGGACGTGACCGCACTAGGTGCCCAATTGGCATTCTTTTTTCTATTATCCATATTTCCGATGTTAATATTCTTTGTTACATTGCTTCCATATTTACATATCCCGCAAGATCAGCTATTTCAAATTCTACAACTATACGCACCTGAGGAAGTATATGTGTTGATAGACGGTACATTAAGTGAAGTGTTAACCAATCGAAATGGTGGGTTGTTATCGATCGGGATTTTAGCGACTATTTGGTCAGCCTCTAACGGGATGAATGCGTTAATCAAATCGTTAAATCGATCGTACAATTTAATCGAAACGAGACCTTTCGTGGTAGCGCGTGGGATTTCTCTCGTGTTTACTATTTTGTTAATCGTATTATTTATCATCGCATTGTTATTACCAATTTTCGGAAAGCAAATTGGAGTTGCCATTTTTGCCTATATCGGTTACAAATCCGGGTTTCTCACAGTATGGGATGGAATACGCTGGATTTTGCCCCCTATTATGATTTTTGGCGTTTTCATGTTCTTATATTGGGTTGCGCCGAACCGAAAGCTGTATTTTAAAAGTGTGATTCCAGGGGCTGCTTTTGCAACTATCGGTTGGATTATTGTATCACTTGGATTCTCTCTATATGTTAGTAGTTTTGGAAACTATTCTGCAACCTACGGAAGTATTGGCGCAATCATTGTGCTGATGATGTGGCTATATTTATCAGGCATCATTTTAATGGTAGGTGGTCAAATTAATGCCGTCATGCAAGAACGAAAAGAATTGTTGAAAATGAAAAAAGCAGGAGCATCCGTTTAA
- a CDS encoding YtxH domain-containing protein, with protein sequence MSESKLVKGLVVGAIVGAGVSMFDRATRQNMKHQLTNLSSDVKYYATNRDDLKSMLKEKLELLQTTYGQMSNDIEYLSTKFAEVKEMTPQVKTLVEDTKSAFMDSKEEYKQLVGKDEEFTMPVLPEHELDPSLSTYRQ encoded by the coding sequence ATGAGTGAAAGTAAATTAGTCAAAGGTTTAGTTGTTGGTGCAATTGTTGGGGCAGGTGTAAGTATGTTTGATCGAGCTACTCGACAAAACATGAAACATCAATTGACGAATTTGTCTTCTGACGTGAAATACTATGCAACCAATCGCGATGATTTAAAATCGATGCTGAAAGAAAAATTAGAATTACTTCAAACGACATACGGTCAAATGTCGAACGACATTGAATATTTGTCCACTAAATTTGCGGAAGTGAAAGAAATGACACCACAAGTGAAAACGCTAGTTGAAGATACAAAATCGGCATTTATGGATTCGAAAGAAGAATATAAGCAACTAGTTGGAAAGGATGAAGAATTTACCATGCCAGTATTGCCTGAGCATGAATTAGATCCTTCATTATCCACTTATCGTCAATGA
- a CDS encoding DUF1128 domain-containing protein, translated as MNLTNPSQENVAYMIDQMKDKLKMVNVDAMKSESFDEQQYEDLVYLYNMVMKRESFSPSEMQAIVAELGSLRK; from the coding sequence ATGAATTTAACGAATCCCTCACAAGAAAATGTCGCATACATGATCGACCAAATGAAAGACAAGCTGAAAATGGTCAATGTCGATGCGATGAAATCAGAATCATTTGATGAGCAACAATATGAAGACTTAGTTTACTTATACAACATGGTGATGAAACGTGAATCGTTTAGTCCAAGTGAAATGCAAGCAATTGTTGCGGAACTTGGTTCATTACGAAAATAA
- a CDS encoding class I SAM-dependent methyltransferase, translated as MDIMKMLGARMWMKRNEPFLYSWHAYVGYEMDLFSAFERPMKPSDVADAYNIDEELLQQWVTVGLAIGHLKRASRERVKTGAKWKLPRAKGEASSGVILKEMMELHIPSLLQYPDLMRNKSRQSFEEEKHAPTVAQTSRLLETVAMPKITKLLKDGQVKTVLDVGCGEAGYIRKLARKFPDVSFTGIEMSECVATTATDKSKEYVNVTVLNEDLWEYDPEEKFDLVIMNNVIHYIHPEKRQDLFRRLADWTTENGKISIITPIAGEESDTPFVAAFNGFFHTFENLHPLPREEELVNWGDGSKLRFDGKSTIIREGSWYAVKYQKSS; from the coding sequence ATGGATATTATGAAAATGTTAGGTGCAAGAATGTGGATGAAACGAAACGAACCATTCCTCTATTCATGGCATGCGTATGTAGGATATGAAATGGACTTATTTAGCGCCTTTGAACGACCAATGAAACCATCGGACGTTGCAGATGCGTACAATATTGATGAAGAATTGCTACAGCAATGGGTAACAGTCGGATTAGCAATCGGACACTTAAAACGAGCCTCTCGTGAGAGGGTGAAAACAGGTGCGAAATGGAAGCTACCCCGAGCGAAAGGGGAGGCTTCCTCTGGCGTTATCTTAAAAGAAATGATGGAGCTACATATTCCAAGCTTGTTACAATATCCTGATTTGATGAGAAATAAAAGTCGCCAATCATTTGAAGAGGAAAAACACGCCCCAACGGTTGCACAAACAAGTCGATTACTGGAAACAGTTGCTATGCCAAAAATCACAAAACTTCTAAAAGATGGTCAAGTGAAAACAGTGTTAGACGTTGGATGTGGCGAAGCAGGCTATATCCGAAAGTTAGCGAGAAAATTTCCAGATGTTTCCTTTACCGGCATCGAAATGAGTGAATGTGTGGCAACTACGGCAACGGATAAATCGAAGGAGTATGTAAATGTCACGGTCTTGAATGAAGACTTGTGGGAGTACGATCCAGAAGAGAAATTTGATCTCGTTATTATGAATAATGTCATCCATTATATTCACCCTGAAAAGCGGCAGGATCTCTTCCGACGTTTAGCTGACTGGACAACAGAAAATGGTAAAATTTCGATAATTACGCCTATCGCTGGAGAAGAATCGGATACACCGTTTGTTGCGGCATTCAACGGATTCTTCCATACGTTTGAAAATTTACACCCACTCCCGAGAGAAGAAGAGTTGGTCAACTGGGGAGATGGAAGTAAGCTGCGATTTGATGGCAAATCGACCATCATACGTGAAGGTAGTTGGTATGCAGTAAAATATCAAAAATCATCGTAA
- a CDS encoding FAD-dependent oxidoreductase produces MKTTEVLVIGGGIGGLTIALKLVQRGVHVTLVEKLPGNNKVYKGELLQPKSMQIFDKLGMHDLVKNSSKQIDVLDLIELDRNNLVKDQSFMDYRVLPQPYNASYMIHHEELKKILRDIALTFEEFTYYPATSCTSIDGHIAQMKQGQETFEIQATYIIGAEGRASVTRKAMNQSVTNFTYNHHFLTVTFPRPENFEGGQIISTYNRFLGLFPLPDNQVRSVYLIPAGEYKKIKEKPIAYFHKLYTDLAPAIDGYVQELRDWKKIQLMIPIKYHADKYTDGHLAIIGDAAHAVHPMAGEGMNMAIQDADVLGELLADILDNKTSDISWYEKVRRPRVSFMLQMSHLSALAYSFPYQSVSWFRRKAFERIEEDPTLHYKQMLNVSGLGIWKESIQDRFIQGGLLPKRMGEVSLGVKEKHVFNDQQDYPWKRK; encoded by the coding sequence GTGAAAACGACCGAGGTGCTCGTCATTGGTGGTGGAATAGGTGGTTTAACGATTGCTTTGAAATTAGTCCAACGTGGTGTTCACGTGACGCTTGTTGAAAAGCTCCCTGGAAATAACAAGGTATACAAAGGGGAATTGCTACAACCGAAAAGTATGCAAATTTTCGATAAGCTTGGCATGCATGACCTCGTAAAAAATAGTTCGAAACAAATTGATGTACTCGATTTGATTGAATTAGATCGAAATAATTTGGTGAAAGATCAATCGTTTATGGATTATCGTGTGTTACCTCAACCTTATAATGCCTCATATATGATTCATCACGAGGAGTTAAAAAAGATTTTGCGTGACATTGCGCTTACTTTTGAGGAATTTACCTATTATCCCGCCACATCATGTACCTCGATAGATGGCCATATCGCGCAAATGAAGCAAGGACAGGAAACATTTGAAATTCAAGCAACTTACATCATTGGTGCTGAAGGTCGTGCTTCTGTTACTCGTAAAGCAATGAATCAATCGGTCACAAACTTTACCTATAATCATCACTTTCTAACGGTCACTTTTCCACGACCGGAAAATTTTGAAGGCGGTCAAATTATCTCAACGTACAATCGATTTTTGGGATTGTTTCCATTACCAGACAATCAAGTAAGGTCCGTCTATTTAATTCCCGCAGGGGAGTATAAGAAAATTAAAGAAAAGCCAATTGCTTATTTCCATAAACTATATACAGATTTGGCACCTGCAATTGATGGCTACGTGCAAGAATTACGTGATTGGAAAAAAATTCAGCTCATGATTCCGATTAAATATCATGCAGACAAGTATACGGATGGTCACCTTGCCATAATTGGAGATGCAGCGCATGCGGTGCATCCAATGGCAGGAGAAGGTATGAACATGGCGATTCAAGATGCAGATGTGCTTGGCGAACTGTTGGCAGATATTTTGGACAATAAAACATCGGATATTTCGTGGTACGAAAAAGTACGACGTCCGAGGGTTTCCTTCATGCTTCAAATGAGTCATTTATCCGCACTCGCATATTCGTTTCCTTATCAAAGTGTCAGTTGGTTCCGTCGAAAAGCGTTTGAGCGTATAGAAGAAGACCCAACGCTCCATTATAAGCAGATGCTAAATGTTTCCGGCTTAGGAATTTGGAAAGAATCCATCCAAGATCGCTTCATTCAAGGTGGTTTATTGCCAAAACGAATGGGGGAAGTATCGCTTGGTGTGAAAGAAAAACATGTTTTCAATGATCAACAAGATTATCCTTGGAAACGCAAATGA
- a CDS encoding pseudouridine-5'-phosphate glycosidase: MENYLTYSEEVLAAKREGKAIVALESTIISHGMPYPQNVEMAREVEQIIRDNGAVPATIAIMDGKIKIGLSNDELELLGTSKKVAKASRRDLAYLIATKQMGATTVAATMICADLADIRIFVTGGIGGVHRGAETSMDISADLEELASTSVAVICAGAKSILDIGLTLEFLETKGVPVVGYETDSLPAFYTRESEFDVNFRVDTPQELAKLLQAKWDLQLEGGVVVANPIPKEDAMEADFINGIIAQALSEAKEQGIAGKEVTPFLLGKVKELTEGKSLTANIALVKHNAVVGAQIAAAYNEL, translated from the coding sequence ATGGAAAACTATTTAACGTATTCAGAGGAAGTTCTAGCAGCGAAAAGAGAAGGGAAAGCAATTGTTGCACTGGAATCCACGATTATTTCACACGGCATGCCATACCCTCAGAACGTGGAAATGGCGAGAGAAGTGGAACAAATCATTCGTGATAATGGCGCAGTCCCAGCAACGATCGCAATTATGGACGGCAAAATTAAAATAGGATTATCAAATGACGAGTTAGAGTTACTCGGCACTAGCAAGAAAGTTGCAAAAGCTTCTCGTCGTGATTTGGCGTATTTAATTGCGACAAAACAGATGGGAGCGACGACCGTAGCGGCGACAATGATTTGTGCAGACTTAGCGGATATTCGCATTTTTGTAACAGGCGGAATAGGCGGAGTTCACCGCGGAGCTGAAACTTCAATGGACATTTCAGCTGATTTAGAAGAGCTGGCATCCACTAGCGTTGCGGTAATATGCGCAGGTGCAAAATCGATTTTAGACATCGGTCTAACGCTAGAATTTTTAGAAACGAAAGGTGTTCCAGTTGTCGGATATGAAACGGATTCTTTACCAGCGTTCTACACGCGAGAAAGTGAATTTGACGTGAATTTCCGAGTAGATACACCTCAAGAGCTTGCGAAATTATTGCAAGCTAAATGGGACTTACAGTTAGAAGGCGGAGTAGTTGTCGCGAATCCAATCCCGAAAGAAGATGCGATGGAAGCTGATTTCATCAATGGCATTATTGCACAAGCCCTTTCTGAAGCAAAAGAGCAAGGCATTGCGGGGAAAGAAGTGACTCCATTCCTACTTGGTAAAGTGAAAGAGTTAACTGAAGGAAAAAGTTTAACGGCGAATATTGCATTAGTGAAACACAATGCAGTTGTTGGAGCGCAAATCGCGGCAGCATATAACGAGTTGTAA
- a CDS encoding carbohydrate kinase, which yields MSDKERAIVALLKQNPYSTQQQIAEEIGLSRPAVANMISAMQKKGYIIGRAYILPTRKEIICVGGANIDRKFFLKKELIEGTSNPVSVSESVGGVARNIAENLGRMEHTVRLLTVAGKDADWEKIASKTSGFAEVQSVKFSPTGTTGSYSAVVSPSGEMDVAFANMDIYEELSPTYLEEQKSFLRNASLLISDLNVPKESVTYLRDFAKEEKIPLAIIPVSSPKMDRLPAVLEGIDWLICNKDEAETLLNTSFQQEEAVFEALETIQVRGVRHVIITSGAKGVYVKSDDQPGFFVKAITPKKVVDVTGAGDAFVSATLNAFLAGNKIEDCVQAGLVHATATIESTTTVLEEI from the coding sequence ATGTCCGATAAAGAACGGGCAATCGTTGCACTGTTGAAGCAAAATCCATATAGCACCCAACAGCAGATCGCAGAAGAAATTGGCTTATCACGACCAGCTGTTGCGAATATGATTTCGGCGATGCAGAAAAAAGGGTACATTATTGGTCGCGCGTATATCTTGCCTACTCGAAAAGAGATTATTTGTGTAGGTGGTGCCAACATTGATCGTAAGTTCTTCTTGAAAAAAGAGCTTATTGAAGGTACATCGAATCCAGTGTCTGTTTCCGAAAGTGTTGGTGGGGTAGCGCGAAATATTGCAGAGAATTTAGGAAGAATGGAACATACAGTTCGTCTTTTAACAGTTGCAGGAAAAGATGCAGACTGGGAAAAAATCGCGTCAAAGACTAGTGGCTTTGCCGAAGTGCAGTCAGTTAAATTCTCACCTACCGGCACAACTGGTTCTTACTCAGCGGTGGTTAGTCCTTCCGGTGAAATGGATGTTGCTTTCGCGAATATGGACATTTACGAGGAGCTTTCGCCTACCTATTTAGAAGAGCAAAAGTCTTTTTTGCGAAACGCCTCGCTCCTGATCTCAGATTTGAATGTTCCGAAAGAGTCAGTTACCTATCTGCGTGACTTCGCGAAAGAGGAGAAGATTCCACTCGCGATTATTCCGGTATCTTCTCCTAAAATGGATCGATTGCCAGCAGTGCTAGAGGGAATCGACTGGCTGATTTGTAATAAAGACGAAGCGGAAACATTATTGAATACTTCATTCCAACAGGAGGAAGCAGTTTTCGAAGCATTAGAAACTATTCAAGTAAGAGGTGTGCGCCACGTCATTATTACAAGCGGCGCAAAAGGCGTGTATGTGAAAAGTGATGATCAACCAGGTTTTTTTGTAAAGGCAATTACCCCGAAGAAAGTGGTGGATGTGACAGGTGCAGGTGATGCATTTGTGTCAGCTACACTGAATGCTTTTTTGGCGGGAAATAAAATAGAAGACTGTGTTCAAGCAGGACTTGTTCACGCAACCGCAACAATTGAATCAACAACTACCGTATTGGAGGAAATCTAA
- the motB gene encoding flagellar motor protein MotB — translation MAKKRHKKHHHEEHIDESWLIPYADLLTLLLALFIVLFASSSINVEKLQQLSVVFNEIFDGGSGVMDNPSPAPVPVPQSPNEEDQQSSAYLEDQKSLTEIQNRVDEYIAVNELENQLATELTDEGLLLTVRDSILFDSGSASIKPEYTNIAADIAQLLEFDPPRSIVVTGHTDNVPMNTPQFASNWELSVSRAVNFLKMIVKNPELDPLLFSAKGYGEFKPIASNDTPEGRAQNRRVEVLIQPLVLKDGSAANEKQ, via the coding sequence TTGGCAAAGAAGAGGCATAAAAAACATCACCATGAAGAGCATATTGATGAATCATGGCTCATTCCGTACGCAGATTTATTAACCTTGTTATTAGCACTATTCATTGTATTATTTGCATCGAGTTCGATAAATGTGGAAAAACTGCAACAGCTTTCTGTGGTGTTTAATGAAATCTTTGATGGTGGTTCAGGGGTAATGGATAATCCATCACCTGCACCAGTCCCAGTTCCGCAAAGCCCAAATGAAGAAGACCAACAAAGCTCTGCCTACTTGGAAGATCAAAAATCACTAACTGAAATCCAAAACCGTGTAGATGAATATATCGCAGTGAACGAATTAGAAAACCAGTTAGCTACCGAACTAACGGATGAAGGATTGCTATTAACAGTTCGAGACAGTATTCTGTTCGACTCAGGAAGTGCATCCATCAAGCCAGAATATACAAATATTGCAGCGGACATTGCGCAACTGTTAGAGTTCGACCCGCCACGTAGCATTGTCGTGACTGGGCATACTGATAATGTCCCAATGAATACCCCACAATTTGCCTCCAACTGGGAATTAAGCGTGAGTCGAGCAGTCAATTTCTTAAAAATGATCGTAAAAAATCCAGAACTAGATCCTCTGTTATTTAGCGCAAAAGGGTATGGAGAATTTAAACCGATTGCCTCCAATGACACACCAGAAGGTCGAGCTCAAAACCGACGAGTGGAAGTGTTAATTCAGCCACTTGTCCTAAAAGACGGTTCCGCAGCAAACGAAAAACAATAG
- the motA gene encoding flagellar motor stator protein MotA — MDLASIVGIVLGIVAVLGGMILKGAGIGVLINPAAFMIIIIGTLAAVTIAFPMRELKRVPKLFGLIFKEQQLQSDGEIIKMFSSWADLARREGLLALEGRTAEVEDQFLKNGLTLAIDGQNADYIRDVLTQEVEAMEERHLSGALIFTQAGTYAPTLGVLGAVIGLIAALSDLNDIEKLGHAISAAFVATLLGIFTGYVLWHPFANKLKRKSKQEVRQKMMMIEGILSVLEGEAPRVIEQKLSSYLSMEEREVIMAESGASGLGKEEA, encoded by the coding sequence ATGGATTTAGCTTCAATAGTTGGGATAGTTTTAGGTATCGTTGCCGTTCTTGGCGGAATGATATTAAAGGGTGCAGGAATAGGAGTATTAATTAACCCAGCGGCGTTTATGATCATTATCATTGGAACGTTAGCGGCGGTTACAATCGCATTTCCGATGAGAGAGTTGAAGCGTGTTCCAAAGTTATTTGGATTAATTTTCAAAGAACAGCAATTGCAATCAGATGGAGAAATTATCAAAATGTTTTCCAGCTGGGCAGATTTAGCTCGACGTGAAGGACTTCTTGCATTAGAAGGACGTACGGCAGAAGTAGAAGATCAATTTCTTAAAAATGGTCTAACACTTGCGATTGATGGACAAAACGCAGATTATATTCGGGATGTGTTAACGCAAGAAGTAGAAGCGATGGAAGAACGTCACTTAAGTGGCGCTTTAATATTTACACAAGCTGGTACATATGCGCCGACACTAGGGGTGTTAGGAGCAGTAATTGGATTAATAGCAGCACTTTCCGATTTAAATGATATTGAAAAGCTTGGACATGCTATATCCGCAGCATTCGTTGCGACGTTACTTGGTATTTTCACTGGGTATGTTTTATGGCATCCATTTGCAAATAAATTGAAACGTAAATCGAAACAAGAAGTTCGCCAAAAAATGATGATGATCGAAGGGATCCTTTCCGTATTAGAAGGGGAAGCACCGCGTGTGATCGAACAAAAACTTTCCTCTTATCTATCAATGGAGGAACGTGAAGTCATAATGGCAGAAAGCGGGGCGAGCGGCCTTGGCAAAGAAGAGGCATAA
- a CDS encoding aminopeptidase codes for MTSFQENLKKYADLAVQVGVNIQPGQSLYIGASIDNPELVREIVKSAYTAGADNVYVDWTDDVVSRTRFEMAPEKSFEEFPAWKVQEREMLAENGAAFMNIMSSSPDLLKGIDSKRIGTFQKAAGTALSKYRQYVQSDKISWTVIAAPSKDWAAKVFPELPASEQMDALWDAIFKAVRADLDNPVEAWKKHDDTLHEKVEYLNDKKYKKLHYTAPGTNLTIELPDGHLWCGAGSINEKGDAFMANMPTEEVFTVPHKDGVNGYVTSSKPLSYGGNIIDDFKITFENGRIVKVEAKEGQEVLEQLVATDEGAKYLGEVALVPHHSPISDSGLLFYNTLFDENASNHLAIGSAYAFCLEGGKKMSREELAKNGLNDSITHVDFMIGNENMDIDGESADGTKEAIFRGGNWAF; via the coding sequence ATGACATCTTTTCAAGAGAACTTAAAGAAATACGCAGATTTAGCCGTTCAAGTTGGCGTTAACATTCAGCCAGGACAAAGTTTATACATAGGGGCATCTATCGATAATCCCGAACTCGTGCGAGAAATTGTGAAAAGTGCCTATACAGCAGGTGCTGACAATGTGTACGTAGATTGGACAGATGACGTTGTTTCCCGTACTCGTTTTGAAATGGCTCCAGAAAAATCATTCGAAGAATTCCCAGCGTGGAAAGTGCAAGAACGCGAAATGCTTGCAGAGAACGGTGCAGCATTTATGAATATCATGTCTTCTAGCCCTGATTTGTTAAAAGGTATTGATTCAAAACGAATTGGCACCTTCCAAAAAGCTGCTGGTACCGCCTTAAGCAAATATCGTCAATACGTTCAATCGGACAAAATTAGTTGGACGGTTATTGCGGCTCCTTCAAAAGACTGGGCAGCGAAAGTATTCCCTGAACTACCTGCGTCTGAGCAAATGGATGCACTTTGGGATGCTATCTTTAAAGCAGTGCGTGCTGATCTAGATAATCCGGTAGAAGCATGGAAGAAACATGATGATACACTTCACGAGAAAGTGGAATATTTAAATGATAAAAAATACAAAAAGCTACATTACACAGCACCAGGGACAAATTTAACGATTGAGTTACCAGATGGTCACTTATGGTGTGGAGCTGGAAGCATTAACGAAAAAGGCGACGCTTTTATGGCAAATATGCCAACAGAAGAAGTGTTTACCGTTCCGCACAAGGATGGCGTAAATGGCTATGTTACCTCTTCCAAACCACTTAGCTACGGTGGAAACATTATTGATGACTTCAAAATCACATTTGAAAACGGACGTATTGTAAAGGTAGAAGCAAAAGAAGGGCAAGAAGTGTTAGAACAACTTGTTGCAACAGATGAAGGCGCGAAGTACCTAGGTGAAGTGGCACTTGTTCCACACCATTCTCCTATTTCAGATTCTGGATTGCTATTTTACAACACCTTGTTTGATGAAAATGCATCCAATCACCTTGCGATCGGTAGCGCGTACGCGTTCTGTTTGGAAGGCGGCAAAAAAATGTCTCGAGAAGAATTAGCGAAAAATGGATTAAATGATAGTATTACTCATGTTGACTTCATGATTGGTAATGAAAACATGGATATTGACGGTGAATCAGCAGACGGTACGAAGGAAGCTATCTTCCGTGGAGGAAATTGGGCTTTCTAA